The following coding sequences lie in one Treponema sp. OMZ 790 genomic window:
- a CDS encoding DUF4406 domain-containing protein codes for MKQLYLCGAISNNPHYKQDFEEAGTRLIEAGYSVVSPVMFCNEKWSWKKCIRKCIEVMVRNKNLAIALIENDYKSEGRTLELIIARILDLEIKTVSE; via the coding sequence ATGAAACAGCTTTATTTATGCGGAGCGATAAGCAACAACCCGCATTACAAACAAGACTTTGAAGAAGCAGGAACAAGACTTATCGAAGCGGGTTATAGCGTAGTCTCGCCCGTTATGTTTTGCAATGAAAAATGGAGCTGGAAGAAGTGTATAAGGAAGTGTATTGAAGTTATGGTGCGGAATAAAAATCTGGCAATCGCATTGATTGAAAATGACTACAAATCCGAAGGGAGAACTTTAGAGCTAATAATAGCTAGAATTCTAGACCTTGAAATAAAGACAGTTAGTGAGTAG